The Falco biarmicus isolate bFalBia1 chromosome 1, bFalBia1.pri, whole genome shotgun sequence DNA segment TAAGTGGCCTCATTTCTGAAGAGGTGGAGGCTTCCTGTACATGGATTCGGGAGCTCCAACTTCAGAAGCCTGGATGGAGTCTGGCCTTACATTTTTATTGGGAGGTTTTTGGTGCTTCTGGACACTTGGCACTAACGTAGGTGGAGCTGTGAGCTTGCTGGACTTAGAAAGAACAACCTTTCAGCCAGATCCAAAGCCTGGTCCCAAAAAAAGCCGCGATGCAAAATGCCTCTGTGGTAACATGTAGAGATCTGGACCAAGCTGAGGCACAAAGCAGAGTGGTCACGGAGATGGTGGCCCAGTGCTAAAGTTACAGCATTAggcttcctttttcctttctgcctttcctccccaTCACCCGGCAGCTCCTCTCTTAGCGGCTGCCTCTCGGCTGGGTGGGTATTCCTGACGAGTTCAGTAGAAGAGGAACAAGTACATGAACTTGGAAACACCTTACCCATCTGCCAAGGTGGTGTAAATGTGACTGTCCTGGAACAAATGTTTCCTAGCCCATTTTTTATGCAGTTCTGCAGGGCACGTAAAGCAGAGTCTTGCCCACTGATGCTGAATGGGAAAAGAAACGTTAATTTGCTGAACAGATGCATTAGGTTTAGCAGCAGTGGGAGGCCCATCACTTAACTGTTCGCTCCCAAATCAAGAAAAAGTCAGGGCAAGGGGCACGTAGTTCCGTCTGTAGGCATACTGACAAGCAGGACtggcagcctctctgctgccAGATCTTTATGAACAAAAAGTGATTTGCTATGAAaagaactgcagagaaaagaTGGATTAGGAATAGATGGCAATCAAGACCCATGGTAGAGTATAATCCTGATGTGTCGTCTTGTTCCTGGATTCTGGGAACGGAAGATCAGCTCTTAGAGTAGCAGAGTAGTCATGACGGTTTGTCTGCTTTCTAAAGCAAGACCAGATGCAGACAGCTCTCAAAGGCAGTCAAACAAAATCAAAGGTTGTCCAGTGAGGGGAGgtggagaagcagaagagataATGTTTCTCTTACATGTCAGTGCATGAGAAATTCCTGTTGAGTTTTTCTGACATCACTGTCAGGTTTGGGTTTGTCAACCGTGGGAGCAACAGCAACATGCTGGTGAGGTTCTGTGCATGTCCTTTGTGTCCTTGCAGAGGCTGGTTGTTTGCCTGGAGGAGTCAATTTACATCCATAACATTAAGGACATGAAGCTTTTGAAGACTATTATGGATACACCTCCAAATACAACAGGTAAGCATGGGAGAACTGTGTGAAGGGGAGAGATCAGCTCTGCAGGAGCTTTGTAGAACCACACTTGTGTTAGAATTTAAACCAGCCTGTGGCTTGTGTATCCTAAATCAGTGTTGGGGAGGCAGAAATACATGGAGGCAGTCAGTTGGGCCTGGGAGAGCACAAAtcctgctctgccctgagcAAAACCCTGTTCTGCCCTGAGCAAATGCATCAAAGGAGAGCAGAAATGGTCAGTGTGGTTTGACTTCACCCCCCAGGTTCGGTCCCTTCCTGTCCTCGCGTGCAATGTCCGTGCAGCTCACAGCTTCCTGCAATGTGCCTTTATTCTCTTTCACAAGCGGAAAGCTGTAAGGCAGGCCAGGACTGCAAGTTACCCTCCACATATAGGACAACTTGAAATTCTTCCTCCGGgactccctctccttccttcaccGTGCCCTGCGTCAGAGTCCCGTGGCATTTTCGCTCCCTGGACAAAGGAGCCCCACTTGCTTCCCCATGCTGCCAGCATGAGTCAGCTCTGCAGCGTCAcactgtgctgcagagctcGGTGCTCCCTGTAGACCTGCGGTTAACCCAGGTTCTCTTTTCACCATGGAcatgccctgctctgctgaggtAGAAAGCTCCTGTGATTACTTACGGGCTTGGGGTCCGCTCCTAAAGTGGTTAGTGCTGTGAAGATCACCCGGGGCAGAAaacacagccaggcacagcGCTAATTCCCTGCCAGGGAGCTCACGGGAGCCTGGGCTGCTACCTGATATTATTCCATATATGCAGCAAACCCAGGGGGCAGGGCAGGTGGCTGCAGAACAGAACCTTTCTGTGTGGCGTAGGGTGAATCCGGCTTTCCTGCTCATGGGAGAGGTGCTATTTTTAGCCATGGAGAGGGAAACTTGGCTGAGTGCctgtggcagtgctgctgtgcgTTGCTGTGATATCCTGGTCGGTCACAGGCTGCAGTATCGTTTGATGGGTGGTTCATTGGGAAGTTGCTGATGTACTCACACTTGGCTTCTGGGCTTTCAAGGGATGCTCTTCCAGCGGCGCCCCTGACCTACTTCAGGTCTCAACAGATGGCCTCTCCGTGTGGATTAAACATACTAAATACTGCAAATATAATTAAAGTTTAAAACCTTCCCGAGAAagtcctgcagagcagcagcaggaatggcAGGGATACCCAGGCCTGAAGCTGTTCTGCAGTGGGGTTGAATGGTCAGGTCATGGTTTAAGAGCGACAGCAATCAGCACTCGCTGGGCCAGGGCTAGGCTGCTGCGGATCACAGGACTTCATATGGGCTTAGTTTTTTAAAACCCTTTTACTGCAGCAGCTCTCATTGAAATGAGCTGAGTGACAAGTGCTGCGCCATGCGTGCTCCCTTTGTCCCTGGACCATCTGCTTTGGTCCTAAACTTGCCCCTGAGGATGGTGTGTCCAGGCGGTCAGGGCAGTCCAGCCTCACCGCTCTGTGTGTAACCCTTTTCAGAGTGGGGAGCTGCGCCAGCGGGCTGTAGGAGCGCAAGACAAGTGTGCCACCCCACCTCAAGGTGTGCTCCCTGGGCACAGTGACACCCACACGGTGAGGACCAGGATTTGCTACACACCCACAGCCAGTCGCAGTGAGATCTCTGGCTGTTCCTGACCAGGACCCAGCTCCTGGTCCAGCCTCCTCCACACAGGAGAGGAAAGTGTCTACAGTGACCAAGCCTGTTGTTCTACATGTGTGCTCAAGCGTGTTGTTCTTCATGTGACTCATGTCAGGGGCAGGATTTGCACCAAGGAGGTCACAGTGTTCATGGTGACATGTGTGCCACGAGGGCATATCTCAGGGATGACTTCAGCTTTGGAAACCACTTCGCATGGCTCCCCCCAAGCCCCAGATGTGCCCGGACCTGCCAGCTTGAGGGCAAGGCCAGGCTTCTCAGAcatgtttgcctttttccatGCTGCTTGACAAGCTACCCGTGATGTGGCACTCCCGGAGGTGCCATCCTGAGCAGCACCagcctgcctcctccctcctgagCCCATCACTGCATGCACCAAGCCTGgtcagggctgtggggctgccgAGAGCAGAGGAGCATCTTCAAAGGCTGCCCGTGTCCCTTGTGATCCTTGTTCTTTGTGCGTCCCTGAGGTCAGCCCAGTACACTCACATTTGTGTTTTCCCCTGGCCTGGTTTCCCGTCCGCCTCTCCCAGCCAGGCGTGGAGCAGAGGGAGCGGGTGACTCACACCAGCGGCTCAGAGCTTGCTTTGTTTAGCTCGAGCATTCTCTAGATCCTCTGCTTAGAGAACGGGCTGCGCTGatccccctgtgctgcctgggccGGGGGAAGACCATCCCGAAAAGAGAGGATGCGCATCAGGAGCAAAGTCCCGGGACTATCTTTGCCTGACTCTTACCCTTCCCTCTTTGGATGCCTTTTAATTGCCTGCACTTTGCTGCTGCTATGCCTCTTCTTCTCCCCGGTGCGGTGCGTGCTGTCCCTGGCATGATGTAAATGCCTCTGATTGATAGGGAGTGGATCCCTGGGGCCCCTGGCTgatcctgcagctcctggctccGCTGCGGTTTCTTTGTTTAGTTATAAACAATGACCTAAAACGAGAGCTTCAGCCgatccttccctgctgctgggcctGGGCCAGGGCTGTGTCCTGACAGGACGGGTTGCACGGCATGTGTGCGCACGTCCGTGCATATACGTGCACACGTGCGGGTGTCCTGTTTGGGGAGTAttgcagcatccccagcagcctTTAACCCCGTGGCTTCCTCCACGTGTGGGACTAGGTGGGACTCCCGGGCAGGGGCCAGGAAGCTCAGGTCGTGCTGAAGCCTTGAGTCAGATTTGGGAGGACTCTGAGCACGCAGACATGGTGCAGGAAGCAAGCGAGACACGTTTCTGTATGTGACAGGATTCACTGGGATGGGTCCTCAGCCAGCAACAGAAATGAGAGGCAGGAAGAGATGCTCTTTTCCAAGGTCACCTGGGGGACAGGCAGATGGACGTACCCACACACATAGCCATCCATCCCTGTCTCCTCCTGTAATTCCTGCTCACTTTGAAAGGGGTGTTTGGGAACCCTTATGCTCACGTTAGCATAAAAGCAGATGGCTATTATGGGGAAGAATTCCCCCTGTGGTTAAAATTTAGCTAGGTTTAAGTTCCTTGTCAGCTGGAAACTCCCTGCACAGCTATGGCATTCGCTTTGtctttctctgcttcccttttctgctcagagcaaaaggaaacagtactacACAGCCACGCAGCCACACAGCCACTGCCTTGCCTGCCAGCCTTCATGTGCCAGGCTTCATACCAGGGCTGAGTCCATGCTGTGCTGCTCATCCGAGCTTCTGACCTGGCATCTACACCTTGTGCACATCTGGAGGTGCTCAGATATGCTTGGACAGGAGTCCTGTTAGCCCTGAGACCAAGATGTCCCTTGCTGTGTTTCATGCACCTACTCCTGCCTTCCCAAAGGAAGTGATTAAGGGGGAGAAGCCAAGAACATGCTCAAAAGCAGGACCTGGGCTCCTTCGGAGCAGGGTTTGGGGACGCTGGCCGGAGAAGGGAGCCGTACTGTCCCATACCAGCAGGTGTCCCCAACGCCGAGGCGTTGCCAGAGCTGCCGGACACTGACCCAAAAGGAGACAGAGCCCGAACCCCCTGCGGTGTCCATGGCCACATTTCTGCTTTCCGTCTTCCACCAGCAAACAACCTCAGCTGTGTCCTTGCCTTGCCAGGTCTGTGCACTCTCTCGATCAACCACGCCAACTCCTACTTGGCTTATCCCGGCAGTGCGACCAGCGGAGAGATCGCGCTTTACGACGGAAATACTTTGGTAAGTGTGAAGCTCGCCCATTTGGATACCGGCGGggactgaaaacaaacagaaccacAGCAAATCCAACAGGGCCTTTGGGAAGGATGAACAAATAGACTCCACCGAGCTCGACTGCAGGGAGTTGCCTGGGGAGGcacattccccatcccccttgCTTGGACGCCATGCGAAGCAGACAGCCTTTTTGAGATCAGGACGTCCATCTCCCAGTATGGGATATTCAGGGAAACATGACCCGTTACCCCGCAGTCCGAGGGCCGCTGCCAGGCTGAGGCAGGGGTTCCTATAGGGCGTTCCTATAGGAGCTTCAGCAGTGTATCCTGAGGGACTGGTGTGACCACGGTGGCTCAGGGAGGGTTGGAGCTGCTCCAGGCACAGCGCAGGACCTGAAGCCGTTGCCGTTGCCACACCACGGGCTGGAAGGGATGCCAGATCCAAAGTCACGGAGAGGGCAAGGTGTCCCAAGCCCCCTCAGGAAATCTGTCCCTGGCTGGAAGCAGAGTCATGATTATCTGCTGTTTATGCCAGGGCTTTGGATTACATAAGGCTGTCACTCTGTACGTGCAGCGGGAGCTGAGGAtctgcagcaggggaggagcagagcacaAGGGGAAaacacgctgctgctgctgcgagAGGTACTAGCGAGGGCCTGGGCTCGCTGCAGGCATCAGGTGGTGTCACTGCGGCAGCGCTTGCTGGACAGCCCAGCGAGTGGCAGGGGGGCCAGCTCTGGCTCTGCACAAAGAAATGCCCGGCTTTGGAGAGGGCACAGTTTGGTCCCGCTGCCCGGAGAGGTGGGGAGCTGAGGACCTCTGCCCCTGATGTGAGCTTTCTGTAATCACAGTGGACATAGCAGGTGGGGAGTGAGCTCAAGGCAGGGCAGAGATAAGAAATACTGACGATGTTGAAAGGATACCATAAGTGCAATACGATCCCGTGAATCCGTATGGGCAGGCGAGGATAGGGTGCAAGGCAGGGAGTGCCCTGCCCTTAGGCAGCCCGAGGAGACGTGCCTCTTTGCACTCACGTTACCTTCTGCCCCACAGAAAACAGCCTGCACGATTCCTGCCCATGACGGACCTCTGGCTGCTCTCGCCTTCAACTCCACTGGCTCGAAGCTGGCAAGTGCTTCCGAAAAAGTGAGTGAGCATCACTGCGAGCaccctctctgctgcctgcgCTCTCTGCCCATGGCTGGCAGGGGGTCCCAGCCTGCTCTGGTGCATCAGCTGTCTGAAGTATGGAGAGCAGGACCTCTGAGCTGCCCGTTCTTAAAGACAGCCAACAGAGGAGGGGCACTGAAAGGACTCTGACTTGTAAGAGGCCAGTGTTGGGTTCCAATTGACCTCGGCTGGCAAAGAGGGGCCTTTGCACATCCTGAGTTTCCTGGGTGTGTCAGAGAAAGGGCTGGCACTCTTTGCCCTGCTCCTGCATGATctttccatttgcattttttgtagGGCACAGTCATTCGTGTATTTTCCATTCCTGGGGGGCAAAAGCTCTATGAATTCCGGCGAGGGATGAAAAGGTCAGTTCATTCTTCTGTCGGTGACAAGTACACAGAGGGCTCCCGGAGCAGAAATGTAAACAGAGGGGAAGGGCAACGTCAGATCCTGGTGGCTTTGGCatcttttgcagaaagaaaacaacagcaaacGTAGCAGATAGAAATGTCATTGTGCCAGACAGCCACGCTGCGCCCAGCTGCCTCCGGCAAGTTTAGTGATTCAATTCAGTGTGTCACAGAACAGGGCGATTGCAGAGAACAGAGGTAGAGTCAGTCCATTTACTGTGTCCGTTcttgtttcttatttaaaataatgaagtcCCAAAAGTTCTCAGCCCAACTCTTGCCCTCTCAAAGGAGGTGCTTTGAAGCTACGAAGTCATTTGCGCAGAGCCCAGGACTCAATGGTAGGAGTAGGCTGTTGTGGCCCTTCCGCAGGCTCCCTCAAATACTTTCAGTAGATCCATTCCTGacctttccctcttccctgcccctGACCTGCCTGTGATTTTACACCCACTTCTGCCAGTACAAAAACTGCCATGACTGAGACGCCCTGGCCCTGCTGAACCTGCGCAGGGGGAGATGCCGTATGCATCCCACTGTCCAGCACTTTGGATATCCTCCCTGGCCTCTGCAGTACCAGAAGCTTTAGCTGCTGTATGAGGCTGGCACAGATGTTCATTtcacaggcagctctgtgaGCAAGGACATTTTAACCTCTCTGGCTGTTTGTCACTAGCTGGAGGCtacccacagccctgctgagcagAGGTATTAGGGAAATGCTAGTCAGTCAGCCCACAGGCTCAGCagtgggcaggcagggtgccTCCTCACCGTGCATGGGTCTTCTTCCTCCCGGTCCTCTTCTCTGTGAGCAAACCTGAGCAGTTCCCCTTGAACGGTGTGCCGTGAAGTGACCAGTCATGCCTGTGCTTGGCCCTAGGTATGTGAACATCAGCTCTCTGGTGTTCAGCATGGATTCCCAGTTCCTCTGTGCTTCCAGCAACACGGAGACTGTGCACATCTTTAAACTGGAACATCTCACTGACAGGTGAGGGCGTTAGCCTGGGTTAACCTCCCTGCCCCAGAGGCATCTCTGCCTCAGAGGTCTGCCTTTACACAGCTGGCCTCCATTTCCTCACCACGTACTCTCCATGAGCAATACCAGCTGCAAACTCTTTGGCTTTGTGTCGTGAGGGCTGCACTCCCTGGAAAAGCTATGCACTGCGTCCCTGCTGACAGCCTTTCCAGGCCTCCGGGTTTGTTAGCTCCTGCTgtctcctgcctccttcctgTGTATCCAGCTAGGTTGGTGCACAGCGTGGGCAGGTGCTCCAAAGGAAGCCTTTGCGTTCCTGAGATCAGGATCATTTTGCCTGGTCCTGATCTGTCTTGTCACGCTGATTGCAGTAGCCCCACTGATGCTGCTTTGTGACCCCCTCAGCCGGCCAGAAGAGCCTCCAACCTGGAGCGGTTACATGGGAAAGATGTTCCAGGCTGCTACCAACTACCTCCCTGCTCAGGTATCGGGCATGATGAACCAGGATCGAGCCTTTGCCACTGTTCGCCTGAACATCTCTGGACAAAGGAACATCTGTGCCCTCTCCACGTATGTATTGACATCTGCATCCCCTCTGCCACGCCAGCCTGTGAGCAGACACAGCTATCTCTGCAGAACACCACCACTGTGGCCCCTTATCTTGTGCCCAtggctgcagagcctgcagtGTGGGTGTGTGCTGTATCTGTGTGCAGATGCGCTTGGACTCATGATGCTTTTCTCATTAGCATTCAGAAGCTGCCTCGACTGCTGGTGACTACGTCAGATGGACACCTCTTTATCTATAACTTGGATCCACAAGATGGAGGGGAGTGTGTCTTAATTAAGAAACACAGGTAACTACACCTCCAGACACATCTGATAGAGGCTGATCTTTTAGCAAATTAAGGGAAATTTCgccaaaaagcacaaaatggAGCTGTAGGAGCAAGAATGTTAGAACTGACTTTGTGATTTTTAGCTGCCTGACCCGACAGGCGTGGGTGGGAACCACGTCAGCAGGCAGGGACGTGGGGCTGCTTGCAGAAGAAGCCAGAGACGTCTCAGATCCCTAGGCAGTCGTGGGGCATCTCAGCAGAGATGGACAGGCTGTGCCTTAGGAGATGCTTCCAGCAGCAGAGTGCTGGCCACCATGgtggcaggagagcagagcaccTTCTCCAGGTGTGAGTGGGTGCGGACAGGTGACTTTGGGGGCAGGATGGTGCGGAGCAAGGCTGGGAGCTTCCGCAAACAAAAACTCGCACAGCTGCATGCCTGCAGGCGTGCAGTGCCAAGGCAGAGTATGCGTGCTGCTGTTCAGTTTGTATGCAAATGTGATTAAGCACTAACCTCCCCCCACATCTGGGCTACTTGGCTCCAGATGTGAAGCCTTTGGGGTGGGGTGCGATGTAACATGTGCTCTAAGCCGGGAGGTGGCTGACAGCCAGGAAAATGCCAGCAGTTTTttgaaaagccacaaaacaaaagcacttCAAAGCTGCGCTGTCCAGCGTGctccggccgccccgccgccttCAGCCACCGCTGACGCCCGCCTGCTCACGTCCCGGAGCAGCCGTCCGGCGCTGGCGGGCCAGCTTTGTAATGTGGGTTCCTCTTAGCATCAGAGGACTGAGAAGGGCCCTTGGGTCATGAGTTACGTTACATCATACTATATCTCTGCTCAAACTCCGTCCTAAACTAGCCAGGGCTGCTTTTCCCATCTAGTCCGCTCCTGTTGGAAGCCCTTTGGAGCCCCCTCTGTGATTAGAAACACTGTTTGCCTTTGTAACCTAAAGCTTTTGTGGTCAATCTGTTCCCTTCTGTTCTTGTGCCAGCATTGTCCTCTAGCTGAAGTAGTGCTTTCCCTATCTTCTGCCTCCCCCCCTGCTTTAGCTGTGGAGCACAATGCTCTCCTCCTCAGCAGCGCTGTgagggctgcaggcagtgcccaGACGCAGTGATGTGGATGGGTGAAGCGCTTCAAGGCGACATGGATGCATGTGCTTGTCTTAGCCGGTTCTGGGGGAGGAACAGTTGGGATCAGAACTAactcttctcccttctcttgcTCCTGTACAATTAGTCTGCTCGGCTCAGGAAAGACGGaggagaacaaagaaaacaacctTCGGCCTCCGTTACCTCAATCTTATGCAGCAACCGTAGCCAGACAAAGTACAGTGCCTTCAACTTCGACCATGCCAGGTAAGCATCGTGTCTGCCCTTCCTCAGGCAGAAGCAAGAAAGCCACCTGAGGCGAAGTGGAAAGTCTCCCGGCTTCCAGGGTTCCACCAGAAACACCACTTGTGCTatgcaggctggggcagcagggctctcTGGAGCTTACCTGGTTCATCCCCAGCCCCAAAAACAGGCCAagcattttctgctctgcttcccgGGACCCCTTGCCAGCGGTTCCCCTTGGGCAGAGCTGTACCACAAACGGCCCTGCTGGCAGAGCAGTAACCGCATCCGAGCTTCACGGTTCGtcagacagcagctgctgtcagccTGCTTTCCAGGAGTTGAAACCCTGTGTGTAGAAGTCAGATCTCAGCTGTTTTTGAGGCAGGATCGCTGCAGATCCTCCTGAACCTGTTACACCTTACCCTAACGAAGCTAGCGCTACATTGCTGCAGGAAAAGACTGGGGGACTCTCTCATTCTATTCCCAAGTCTAAAGGTCTGCACACAGATGTGGATCTTATTCTGAAATCGGTGCTTTACGTGCGTGGCGGGAGGAGGAAAGCTTCTGCCACAGGGGCTAGCCATGTAAACCATTCCCCAATCTGCAGTGTCGATTGAGACACCTTTCTGTTCCGCAGTCTCCCAGAGCTCTGCCAAAAATCCAGagaaagcagctctgtgctaAAAAGGTGATAACATTGTCTCCGCTGTTTGTTTCCAGCTTCCTTCCATCCATTCCTCTGTAACGTTTTGTACTTTTACTTGGACAGGTTATTCGGAGGACGGTGGTGCCCTGCGAGGAGAGGTTATCCCAGAGCATGAGTTTGCAACTGGACCAGTGTGTCTTGATGACGAGAATGAGTTTCCTCCTGTGAGCATTCGAGACCCCTAAAACCGCGATTCAGCCCTCATGCTAAGAAGAAAGTATTAAGCTCTTACAGAAGAGATACCGTTGCCCCCACCTTGTCCCAGCTGACTGTGAAGCCTAAAATAACTAATTAAGTTATAGGGACAGTGCCAGGAAAATTACACCCCCACTAAATgggagctggggatggggcagggatgATCGAAACTATTAACGAGATGGATCAGAACGAACTTATTGAATGAAGGGCAGACGCAGAATGACGTTCAGATCCAGATCTAACCTTTGTGCCTTGTGCAGATTTCTAGTGTTACCAAGAATAGCTTTAATTTGAACAATACCAtcctttagaaataaaaacttaataTTCCCTGTTGCATTTACAGTCACTTGTATTAGTTTACAGAATGCAACTGGAACATACCTGAACCTCACCAGTCTCTTCATTTCCAAGCTAACTGAAAAGGAACCCCCTTTTCCAAGTACGAAGATGAAAGACGTAACAgtgttttaaactgttttataatttttatatggCACTTTCTCAGTTACGGTTGGAAGAAGATACTGGCTTTTTGAAATCTAACTTAAGCCTGGCAGTgtctttctggctccttttcCTCTTACACACATATTTATTGTGTAAAGTATCTAACCCCTGAATGGACAGATGTTGGTATCGCGCTATGATCTGGTTGTAATCAGCAGTGTCCTCGTAATAGTGATGGATTAATATAGCAGAATTTTGTAATGGATTTCAAGTTGTAGGCTTGGCAGATTTGAATCCCTTACTCCGTTTTTACATATCCTGCTGTTGGAGTTTTGCCTGCAAAGGAGGAAGTAAAAACTTTATCGGGATCCCAGGATTTGTGCCGTATGATGAGGCTGACCTCTGTGAGGCACTTTCCTATTAACTGATTCGAAGTGTTATTTAGATGAAAGGTGACTAGCTCATGCTTCCCTTTGAAACAACACTACCTAACCCAACTCAAGTGGTGTAAAACTAATTCTCTTCTGTTACCTGTAACATAACCTGCTGCAAACTGAGAACAGGAGTTTTCTAGCTGTCTGACTCCACTACCCAAGAAGGATGCTTAAAATGTCTCCCCTTTGGTCAAAGCCCTGTGGCCATGGAGAAGCTGGTGGCCCAGGACcctgggaggagcagcagggccagaaagaaatcttttgctTGCTTCTGGTGAAGCTGCTCTTGAACACGTGGTTTGGGGACAAGCAAATGCCAGCAAGCAGGAATCACGCTGCTCCTGAATGAGCCTTCCTGCTGCGACTATGCCCTATAAAAGCAGCCCCAAACCCCTGCTGTACAACAGCAGGTACTTTTATTAAATGAACTTTGATCTCTCAAAATCCTGTGCTGTAATTAACCTGACAGAGCAACTTACATATGTAATGTTAGGGAGGAGGTGGTGTGGGAGGGAAAGCGCTTTCCAAAAATACCCCCTGATATGGTGGCTTAGCAATTGGAGCTTCCAGATAAAGTCTCTGCAGCCAGGACTTTGCTTTTGCGCCTCCTTTGCTGACAGTAATGTGTTTTGCATCTGGTGTACCAGCTAGTGCGGCGCTGGCTCCCGCTGCGTGAGTGTATACAGGGAGTTGGTTGGGATGTTTTGATGCTCTGAATTTCACTGaactttgctgttttctcagcaCTGAGATGTTCAGTCTCAATGACGCGTTCAAGGGGGGTTTCAGGAATCGGTCACTTCTGtgcagagaaggagggagagaaaaccTGACCTTAtccaacaaaaatgttttgacagCATTCTGCTTTGCGGAAACATGggaagggttttgtttgttttccagtgtgcaacaaaaagacatttaaaaaccTCAAAACTTGTGACAAAATGGAATATTCACCCACAGCCCACGCCACGAGTATGGCTTTGAACTTAGACATACTTCTGGAGAAACAGCAATGCTCAGACCCAGCAGTTCCTCTCCATTTTGAAACATCTTGCCTTCCCTTGACCTCAAGCAAGACTTCAGAGGCTCAGCTGTCAAAAGCgaggaaaagcagcttcagTCCAACATAAAATCAGTTGCTGATTCTCAAAAACTGTCTCTTCATTAAACAGGAGGAGGGACAGATCAGAGGAGAGATGAGAAGTCCAAGGAGGGCTCATAAAAAGTGGCCTCAACAAGAGCGAATGTGGATGTTGCTACTGATTGTGCCAGGACTGCTGAAGGATCCTGCGGCAAGAGGTTAAACAAGTTCAATTACGTCTCTTGCTTGCACTGATGGGGTGGATTAAGTGCTTTCAGGCCCACTGTTGATCTTACTCAGAAAGGACTCAGGCATTATTGAGATGGACAGCAGGCTAAAGCTGCGGGTGAGGAGAAGGTGCCGTGCTTGAGACACTCTGGGAGGCGGCTGCGTCACCCCTGCTCCGCATGGTCAGAAGGCTTTGCGGGATGGGAAGAGCAAACCCAGCTCTAGTTGCGGCGATTACAGCTGGTTTCTGGTTACCTGCCCGAGCAGCTGCCACTCTTTGTGGGTTTGTCAGTGTCAGTGAGGTTCCCAGCAGTGTCGGGAGCTGCTGGTGCATGCTTCaggccaggcagggcacagcttGGCCAGCTCCACTTTCGGGAGCCACCTCGGTGGCTCTCCCCACGAAGGCA contains these protein-coding regions:
- the WIPI1 gene encoding WD repeat domain phosphoinositide-interacting protein 1 — protein: MEAAAEAPGGPAALSCFSYNQDCTSLAIGTTTGYRLFSLSSVDQLDQVHESNEIPDVYIVERLFSSSLVVVVSHARPQQMNVYHFKKGTEICNYSYSSNILSIRLNRQRLVVCLEESIYIHNIKDMKLLKTIMDTPPNTTGLCTLSINHANSYLAYPGSATSGEIALYDGNTLKTACTIPAHDGPLAALAFNSTGSKLASASEKGTVIRVFSIPGGQKLYEFRRGMKRYVNISSLVFSMDSQFLCASSNTETVHIFKLEHLTDSRPEEPPTWSGYMGKMFQAATNYLPAQVSGMMNQDRAFATVRLNISGQRNICALSTIQKLPRLLVTTSDGHLFIYNLDPQDGGECVLIKKHSLLGSGKTEENKENNLRPPLPQSYAATVARQSTVPSTSTMPGYSEDGGALRGEVIPEHEFATGPVCLDDENEFPPIILCRGGQPGKAKRS